In Alicyclobacillus macrosporangiidus CPP55, a single window of DNA contains:
- a CDS encoding enoyl-CoA hydratase/isomerase family protein, whose protein sequence is MSTQTQGMEHRHGEGAVLWERRDDVVWLTLSRPEALNALTWTMYEQLEQHLSALHQDETVRAVVVRGDGGKAFAAGTDIGQFVTFTGEDGVAYEKRIDRVVQMLEELPMPTIAAIQGYAVGGGLILATACDLRFATPGSRFAAPMARTLGNCLSLDNLRRVGHALGFMRAKELLFTARMMPAEEALSCGFLTAIVEDDAMYDHVAEVAQRIAANAPLTVWSAKVAGKYLGRPDGEQAYEEVIRRVYGSADFAEGVRAYLEKRKPQWQGR, encoded by the coding sequence GTGTCAACGCAGACGCAGGGGATGGAGCACCGCCACGGCGAAGGGGCCGTGTTGTGGGAGCGGCGGGACGATGTGGTGTGGCTGACTTTGTCCCGGCCGGAGGCGCTCAACGCCTTGACCTGGACGATGTACGAGCAACTGGAGCAGCATCTTTCGGCGCTTCACCAGGACGAGACGGTGCGAGCGGTGGTGGTGCGCGGGGACGGCGGCAAGGCGTTCGCGGCGGGGACCGACATCGGGCAGTTCGTCACCTTCACCGGGGAGGACGGGGTGGCGTATGAGAAGCGGATCGACCGCGTGGTGCAGATGCTCGAGGAGCTGCCGATGCCGACCATCGCGGCCATCCAGGGGTACGCGGTGGGCGGGGGGCTGATCCTGGCGACCGCATGCGATCTGCGGTTTGCGACGCCAGGATCGCGCTTCGCCGCACCGATGGCGCGCACCCTCGGCAACTGCTTGAGTTTGGACAACCTGCGCCGCGTCGGCCACGCGTTGGGCTTCATGCGCGCCAAGGAGCTGCTGTTCACAGCCCGCATGATGCCGGCGGAAGAGGCGCTGTCGTGCGGGTTTTTGACGGCGATTGTGGAGGACGACGCGATGTACGATCACGTGGCGGAGGTGGCCCAGCGCATCGCGGCGAACGCGCCGTTGACGGTGTGGTCGGCGAAGGTGGCGGGCAAGTACCTCGGCCGCCCGGACGGCGAGCAGGCGTACGAGGAGGTCATCCGCCGGGTGTACGGCAGCGCCGATTTCGCCGAGGGCGTGCGGGCGTACCTGGAGAAGCGCAAGCCCCAGTGGCAGGGGCGGTGA
- a CDS encoding FAD-binding oxidoreductase: MDLREALLNIIPDAERVTSGESALDQHGRDLSYHAPRRPDVVVFPVTTDEVSRVLAFANEHRVPVVPFGVGTSLEGHVIPERGGISLDMTRMNQVLEVRPKDFLVRVQPGITRTQLNKHLTPHGLHFPLDPGADATIGGMAATNASGTTAVRYGVMRDQVIDLEVVLADGSIVRTGSMARKSSAGYNLTGLFIGSEGTLGVITELTLKVYGIPEHIVAARAEFPDIHAACQAAYGIIGSGIPVARVELVDEHTVAAVNRFRGTHYTETPTLFLEFQGTKAAVEADVALAQEICREEGAVAFRFETDSAARHELWEARHDAALAIAATAPGKRMKVTDVCVPLSDMPEAIRRARETIDRYGIYGAILGHVGDGNYHVEFMVDPDNPEEVAVAERINDEIVRFALERGGTCTGEHGVGTGKMRYVAEERASLLPLMRAVKRAFDPHDILNPGKVIALE; this comes from the coding sequence GTGGACCTGCGGGAGGCGCTGCTGAACATCATCCCCGACGCGGAGCGCGTGACGAGCGGCGAATCGGCCCTGGATCAGCACGGGCGCGACCTGTCTTACCACGCCCCGCGCCGCCCGGACGTGGTGGTGTTCCCGGTGACGACGGACGAGGTCAGCCGCGTGCTGGCGTTCGCCAACGAGCACCGCGTCCCGGTGGTGCCGTTTGGCGTCGGCACCAGTTTGGAGGGGCACGTCATCCCGGAGCGGGGCGGCATCAGCCTCGACATGACGCGCATGAACCAGGTGCTGGAGGTGCGGCCGAAGGATTTCCTGGTGCGTGTTCAGCCGGGCATCACGCGCACGCAGTTGAACAAGCACCTGACGCCACACGGGCTGCATTTTCCGCTCGATCCCGGTGCCGACGCGACCATCGGCGGCATGGCGGCGACCAACGCGAGCGGCACGACGGCCGTGCGCTACGGGGTGATGCGGGACCAGGTGATCGATCTCGAGGTGGTGCTCGCCGACGGATCGATTGTGCGAACAGGCAGCATGGCGCGCAAATCCTCGGCGGGCTACAACCTGACGGGGCTCTTCATCGGATCGGAAGGGACGCTGGGAGTCATTACCGAGCTGACCTTGAAGGTGTACGGCATCCCGGAACACATCGTCGCGGCGCGGGCGGAGTTCCCGGACATTCATGCGGCGTGTCAGGCGGCGTACGGCATCATCGGATCGGGCATCCCGGTGGCGCGGGTGGAGCTGGTGGACGAGCACACGGTCGCGGCGGTCAACCGGTTCCGCGGCACCCACTACACGGAGACGCCGACCCTGTTCCTCGAGTTCCAGGGCACGAAGGCGGCGGTCGAGGCGGACGTGGCGCTGGCGCAGGAGATCTGCCGGGAGGAGGGGGCGGTGGCGTTTCGCTTCGAGACGGACAGCGCCGCCCGCCACGAATTGTGGGAGGCCCGCCATGACGCGGCGCTGGCGATCGCCGCCACCGCCCCCGGCAAGCGGATGAAGGTGACGGATGTGTGCGTGCCCCTCTCCGATATGCCCGAGGCCATCCGCCGGGCGCGCGAAACCATCGATCGGTACGGCATCTACGGGGCCATCCTCGGCCATGTCGGCGACGGAAACTATCACGTGGAGTTCATGGTCGATCCCGATAACCCTGAGGAGGTGGCGGTGGCGGAGCGGATCAACGACGAGATCGTCCGCTTCGCCCTGGAGCGGGGCGGCACCTGCACGGGCGAACACGGTGTCGGCACGGGCAAGATGCGCTACGTCGCCGAGGAGCGTGCGAGCCTTCTGCCGCTGATGCGCGCGGTCAAGCGGGCGTTCGATCCGCATGACATCCTCAACCCGGGCAAGGTGATCGCGTTGGAGTGA